Proteins from one Candidatus Cloacimonadota bacterium genomic window:
- a CDS encoding MFS transporter: protein MKLDKSILGWISYDFANSSFTTVIVTVVYSVYFKNIVVGGKLSGDSLWGLSVSVSMLIVAFIAPILGAISDYSKSKKKFLFFFCYLSVLFTALLYFVRQGDIFWGMLLFILANIGFEGGNVFYNAFLPEIAKKENIGKISGFGWGFGYIGGLTALGISYIIIGRGTVYVFPFIAAFYGIFAIPIFLLIKKKSFRKDFEHENYIKIGYKRLKTTFQNIRNYRELWKFLIAFFFYNDGIKTVIVFAAIYGASQFGMTGTKLIIYFLLANVFAFLGSIFFGFIVDRIGVKSTISISLLIWIVIVVGAFFCTNVNQFYGIGILAGIAMGASQSSSRAMVSLLTPTGKHAEFFGFYALSGKASAIIGPMMYGTIIALLRSQRLAILSIGIFFIFGLILLQTVNEKEGIKIANNK, encoded by the coding sequence GTGAAATTAGATAAAAGTATTCTTGGTTGGATTTCTTACGATTTTGCAAATTCATCGTTTACCACAGTTATCGTAACGGTTGTTTATAGCGTGTATTTCAAAAATATTGTGGTTGGGGGCAAATTGTCCGGAGATTCTTTGTGGGGATTGTCCGTAAGTGTTTCGATGTTGATAGTGGCATTTATTGCTCCGATTTTGGGTGCTATATCCGATTATTCAAAATCTAAAAAAAAGTTTCTTTTTTTCTTTTGTTACCTCAGCGTCTTGTTTACCGCACTTTTGTATTTTGTTCGACAAGGTGATATTTTTTGGGGAATGCTGCTTTTTATTCTGGCAAATATCGGATTTGAAGGAGGTAATGTTTTCTATAACGCATTTCTACCGGAAATTGCAAAGAAGGAAAATATCGGGAAAATTTCAGGATTCGGCTGGGGATTCGGATACATCGGCGGTTTAACAGCCTTGGGAATTTCATATATAATAATCGGTAGGGGAACAGTTTATGTCTTTCCGTTCATTGCAGCTTTCTATGGAATTTTTGCCATTCCCATCTTCCTTTTAATTAAAAAAAAATCATTTCGGAAGGATTTTGAGCATGAAAATTACATAAAAATCGGTTACAAACGCCTGAAAACTACTTTTCAAAATATTAGAAATTATCGGGAATTATGGAAATTCCTTATCGCATTTTTCTTTTATAATGACGGAATAAAAACGGTTATAGTTTTTGCGGCAATTTACGGTGCATCTCAATTTGGAATGACTGGCACAAAATTGATCATTTATTTTCTTCTCGCAAACGTCTTTGCCTTTTTAGGGTCAATATTTTTTGGCTTTATAGTTGACAGAATTGGCGTGAAATCAACTATTAGCATCAGTTTATTGATTTGGATCGTTATTGTTGTTGGTGCATTTTTTTGCACTAATGTGAACCAGTTTTACGGAATTGGAATTCTTGCCGGAATAGCTATGGGAGCAAGCCAATCCTCCAGTAGAGCAATGGTTTCGTTGCTTACCCCAACCGGTAAGCATGCCGAGTTTTTTGGCTTTTATGCGCTCAGCGGAAAAGCTTCTGCAATAATCGGTCCGATGATGTATGGAACAATAATCGCTTTGTTGCGAAGCCAACGTCTGGCGATTCTTAGTATTGGCATTTTCTTTATTTTTGGTTTGATCTTATTGCAAACGGTCAATGAAAAAGAAGGAATCAAAATAGCAAATAATAAATAA